The sequence below is a genomic window from Bos javanicus breed banteng chromosome 5, ARS-OSU_banteng_1.0, whole genome shotgun sequence.
GTCTATATCTGTTCAAAGGCAATCACAATTCCGATTTCTAtcactgttgttttgttttgttgttgttggttgcTAAGCCCtgcccgaccccatggactgtagcccgccaggctcttctgtcatggGACTGTTTCACCTGCTCTTAAATTTCCTGGATGAGGAATCATGCCACGTGGCCTCCTCTGCGGGTCTGTTCAGCATTTTCTCCATGATCCTCATTTATTCTCTTTAGCTGTTATTATTTGGACCAAGATGCCCCCAGGCCCTCCACTACCTTCTTTCTCTTAGGTCTCCACTCCTGGGCAGAAGAAGGACTGTCTACGTCTGAGGCACGTTTGGTGCCATCTACGTCCTTGGCCAGAACATCTGCAGCTCCTTCCACGGGACTGGGAGCCAGGCCATGGACCCCCCACAGCCTCAGCATGTAGGGGCAGCACCTTAGCACAGAGGGGCAGCCTTCGTCCACCCCCTCCCACCAAGAAGGAGGGAGCTGAGAAGTGGACCCCTCATCTAGCCTAGCACTCTCCCCAGGCCCCAGTGAGCATGGACCAGCAGCTGTGAACAGCCAGAGCCGATGCCGGGCCCCCAGGGGGCCGGAGGAGCCCCGGCCATGAACCTGGGCAAGCTCTCACCCGTGGGCTGGGTGTCCAGCTCGCAGGGGAAGAAGCGGCTGACCGCGGACATGATCAGCCCCCCGCTTGGGGATTTCCGCCACACCATGCACGTGGGCCGTGGCGGGGATGTCTTCGGTGATACCTCCTTCCTCAGCAACCATGGTGGCAGCTCAGGGAGCACCCACCGCTCGCCCCGGGGCTTCCTGGCCAAGAAGCTGCAGCTGGTGCGGAGGGTGGGGGCCCCGCCCCGGAGGATGGCTTCTCCGCCCGCACCCTCGCCTGCTCCACCGGCCATCTCCCCCATCATCAAGAACGCCATCTCCCTGCCTCAGCTCAACCAGGCGGCCTACGACAGCCTCGTGGTGGGCAAGCTCAGCTTTGACTGCAGCCCTGCCAGCTCCACGGACGGCCACTCTGCTTACGGTGAGGCCCTGCGCTGTCTGCCCATTTTTCAGGGGCTGAGGTGCAGCGGGTTTGAAGGTTCAGCCAACCCTTCCAAGTGAGCTCTTCCCCACAGTAGTTTGGTCTCCATGGAAGTCAGACCCAAACCTGAGATCGTGAATGGCAAGGGTGGGTCACAGGGCGGGAACCAGTTCACTCCCCAAAACACTGAGGTTGAGAGGTGATGAGGTGGGGGTTGAGTTCTGCCTGCCCCTAAGCTGCCTCCCCTTCTCTGGGCCCTCGGCTAAGCCAGCCCACCACCCTCCTTCCCCTATCCCTTGCCTGCTTCAATGGAAGCAGCTCCCTTGTGTCAGAACAATACAGTGGAGAGGTGGAGAGCCAGGgccctggattcaaatcctgattcTGCCTGATTCTCAGTGAGCACATTGACCTCTGTGAAGTCAAGTCCTGGCCTATATAATGGGCACTTAGGGTCACTGCTAAGATTCAGTGAAATGATAACACATATTTGATTGTGGCCTAGAATctcacacacagtaggtgctcaggacACGGGAGCTGTTGCTCTGTTGTTATTTGAACAGAGGTTCCTGTAACTTGACAGATTTGGAAAACCCCTCAGAAGCCCTTCCTGCcagcatggggtggggtgggtgtcaCCTGGGCTCCTCCTGGACAGCTCACTTGAGAACTGGGGCCCCTGCTGCCACCTGGTGACCGTTCCCTGCCCTGCAGCTTTGCCCGCCACCAGAGGCTTCCTGTGGTGCTCCCTGTCCAGGGGTGATGCTCAGAATCCCACTGAGGACTGGTCTGCGGTCCCACCGCTATGTCCCAGGCCTGGTAGTCCTGGAACCAGGGTCTGAGACAGAGGGCATTTACAGGGCATTTGCCTGTCCTTTGGGTCTTGATTTCTATGTTGTCACACCGGCTGCTGGTTCTATCCTGTGCCCACAAACCAGTACATGTGCTTGGGTTCACGGAAGGGGACCAGGGGTCATTCAAGTTCAGTGTTGGGCCTGAGAGTCAGGAGGTTTGAGCTCCGGGCTCAGCTCCAGCCCATCAGACTTTGTGGCCCTGGGCGAGCCTTTCCCCTCATCCCAAActgagcctcactttcttcatctgcaaaatgggaatgagGATTATGTCAATTTCCAGGGTTGACAGGAAGATTGCTCAAGAGACTGTGGGGTTCACTGTATTGGAAAGATGGAGGAAGCTGCAGTCAGATTGGGGGGTGGCTTGTTAAAGGCCACATCGCAAGCAGGTGTTGGTCCTGGCTCTGCCTTCCCCAATTCCTGGTTAGGGCCCCCAGCTCTGACCCTGGTCCCTATTTCTCTTCTAGGCCTGGACTCTGGGTTCTGCACCATCTCCCGCCTGCCTCGCCCAGAAAAGCCTCGTGACCGAGACCGTGATAGCTCCTTCCCCGCTGAGCCTGAGCTCCGCCGCTCTGACTCCCTCCTGTCCTTCCGCCTGGACCTCGACCTTGGGCCCTCTCTCCTCACTGAGCTCCTGGGGGCCATGAGCCTCTCAGAAGGCTCTGCAGCTGAGACCCCAGCCCCGGCTCCTGCTGCAAGTCCCCCAGCCTCTGTTGCAAACCCCCCGGCCCCTGCCTCAAGCCCCTCACTTCGTGGACGCTGCCCCAATGGGGTAACCACCAGGTTGGGCCCAGTGGCCGAGGCGAGGGCCAGCGCGGTGGGAGAGGGCCCCCGTGCGCCTGCTGACGAGGGCCCCGGCAGGCACTGGGGCGCTGTCTCGGGTGGCAGCCAAAGCTGCCGCCACTACACTGAGGTGGATGCTCGGGCCGAGGGGTTGGGGGCGCTGTCCCAGGCTCGGGCCTCCTGGGGGAGCCTGGATGAAGAGTGGGGGGCATCCCAGGCAGGCAGCAGGACCCCCGTGCCCAGCACAGTGCAGGCCAACACCTTCGAGTTTGCTGATGCTGAGGAGGATGACGAGGTGAAGGTGTGATTGGCTGGGCACAGGCTGAGAACCCTGGTCAGCCTCCGGGCACCACCTGCAAGGAGCCCAGAtgcagccccagcccctggcGGCTGGGTCTTGCCAACGACAGACGGGAGAACCCAAGTTGTCCCCAGACCTGTCCACACCTCTGCTGGACAGACATGGGAGGGAGGCCAGGGGAGACCAGGCTTGTTCTGGAACCCAGGTGTTCCCCTGGACCCTGCTCAGCCACCCCGCCTCCCTCCACTGCCACTCTGGACCTCCAGACCCAGTAGCCATTCCCTgggcccaccctccaccccaggccCCCAACCCACTGGAGGGCCCAGCCTCACAGTGCAGCCTTTGTGTTGGGAAAAATGCCCttgctgggtgggggtggggagcctaCCACATAGAGCCTTTGTCTCCTCTCCTGAAGAGACCCTCGGCCCCAGCTCATCCTGGAGTTGCCCCCAGCAGGGTCCCTCCTGCCTTTCTGAGAGCCCCCACGGCTGCCTCCCCAACATTCCCACCGCCAGCCCCATGTCCCAGAAGCCTCAGAAACGTCAGGTGTGACCTCACTGGGAGGGGGGAGGGTCCCACCTTCCCGTGCACCCCAGACCTGCCTCTGGGTCCTgattaaaaaggttttttttgatAAAAGGTGTCCAGTGAGATGCTTGAGGACCTGGGATGACCGTGTCTGCGCCACCTGCTCGAGTACATTCAGCACTGGGTTTGGAAAGCCAAGGACTCCCCCCACCACCCAACCAGGGCCCCCAGTGAGGGGAGGGACCGAGGCAGGGGGTAATGAGTAACCAGACTGGAATGAATAGCCCTGAGATAAGAAGCCCAGGTGGGAGCCCTTATCTGCAGTTCCGGGAACAGCCCCTGGCCCAGGTGCCTGGAACTGTAATCCCACAGAGCAACTTGGCACTTGTCCTGGTGACAAAAGGGGACTCGCAGGCAGGACTAGTGGCTCAGGGGTGTTTGGAGCTCATCCCCCACTgggcagcctcagtttccttgtctgtatcaGGAGGACGCTAGGAGCATCAAGATAGTGGaaaacaccacagttggaaagacTATAAAGGTGGATTCTTTTGTTGGTTCTGAGCCTCAGGGTATGAGGGCGGAGGATTAGGAACAGTAGGTGCATCGCAAGGGTCACTGATCCCACATGAAAGGACAGCTCTGGGTCAGGAATCTGCTTGCAGGGACGGGTCTTGGTCTCTGGTGAGGTGCTGCCTCACTCTAGCTTGAAGGAGGAGATGAGGAAGTTCTGCACACCCAGGTAGCTCAGGTGGCTGTGGCCCAGCCTGTTGGGAAAGGTCAACTGGTGGCCATCTGGCAGCTTCACCTTGAATTCATTGTTCTCGAAGGTCACGATGAGCTGCAGTGGGAGGGAGGGCATCAGGGAGGCAGGAGGCGCCCTGGAAATGGGCCGGGGCCATGCCTGGTGACTCAAACAGTCCCAGCACGTGTCTAGGCCAGGGTGCCCCCACTATCTGTTCTCCCCCCTTGAGATCTGTTTTCAGGCCCCTTTCCCCTTTGACCTCACCTTGACTTCTGACCCTGGGCTGAAGCACATGTGATTGTCCCGTTGCTCCGCCCCCCAGCTGTTGCCATCTCGTGAGTTGCAGACGATGGTGGATTCAGCAAAGCGTGGGTTGAAATGCAGGTTCAGTTTATCTGTCCCCTGGCCCAAATTAATCACAAAGCTGCCAGAGAAGGAGTAAGAAGTGAGAATAAGGGGCCAGCCCTGGGTATAACAGCTTGGGTGGCAGCGTCTTGACCATAAAATTGGTAGAATCACCAAAGGTTGTGTTAATTGAGATTTGTGCCTTAAAACAAGGGAGGTGACAATTTGATTGGACTTGGCACTGGAGTATCACATTCCATTTAGAGCACAGACTAAGGCTCCTGACAAGTTAACTAATAGTGACATTTCAGGAAATGAAGGTGTCTATCCTTGGGGAAAACTGCCGTTCTTAACTATTTGTTGTATGCCTAAGGTGGTGAGCTCCCTGTCATTGGAGGTATGCCCTCAGGAGTTGTGTGATCTTTTAGAAAGGGGTCTTGGTTAGACCTTCACGGTTCCTGAGAGTGGGACATTCTGAGTCACAGGGTGTCTCCACTGGGAGGACTCAGGCCAGAGGTATCCCACATTTCTGCAACCTTGAGGGACCCAAGTAGGAGAAAGAGGTGATTTTTCTCTTGGCTCCTACCCGATGcttctgcctgcccctccccaatCAAAAACTGATTGAGATCAGTCTCAAGAAATGCTGACCCTTGTCCTGCACCCGGGACAGCCTAACGCTGACCTGTAGCCCCTGAGGTGAGAAAGGTCTCGGATTCCAATGGAGAGGATGCAAACGAGACCACTAGGCGCCCCCTGGTGGGTGCCCCTGGTTTGGTGCTGGTTGTAGTCGCTGAGTCTGACTtttgcgacatcatggactgcacGGCTAGGCGGCTAGGCTCCCTggtcaagaattctggagtgggttgccatttccttcttcaggagatcttcccgacccagggattgaaccctggtctcctgcatcgcaggtggattctttaccaactgagctatccctGGTTTAATGCATGTGAAAGGCCAGTCCCTGGTCCTTCAGCAGTATCAAGAGGGTAGTGTCCCCGGGGGTTGGGGCTTTCAGTAGAGGCATCTGACTCGCAGAGGCCTGGCCAAAGACTCAGGGATTTCTCACTTGCCCCTTCCGTGTCGTTGGGGCCAAGGAATTGAGCCATGGCGTCCAATGTGAATTCTGCAGGTCCCCGAACCTGGCCTCAGATGTGAAAGCAGCCCAAATGGAGCCAGCAAGGGTGAGGGAGGGGTGCGAGAGGAGCAGAATGTACAAACGGCCCTGGCCAGAGGTCACTCTCACTGTCCCAACATCTCACAAGGCTGCCTTGCCTGCCCCCACCTTCCCAGCCAATGCCAGCTCTGTGGCCGGCCCCGTCCCTGTCCTGCCCCACCTGCCCTCCCCTGGGCTTACCCGTTAGCGCCGTCAGCGATCTTGCCCTTGATCTTCAGGCTTGACCCCATCTTCATGTCCATGTTCACAATCTCAAATTTCCCCTGCGCCAACAGAGAAACATCCCACACAAATCAATCACACTCTTCTGCTGGTAAAGCCCACTCGCCAGCATCCTCCCATCCAAaccaggccccaggcccccctctcctccccatgTGAGGCCTTGGAGCCAGGAAGGGAAAAAGCCGGAGAGCTCAGATAAAAGATTCCTGGAGCCCCCTCTTGCCCATTTTGCTTCACTCTCATCCACCCCAGCCTGAAGAATAGCTGGATCTGGAGACATAGGGCCCAGCTGAGGGAACCTCAGTTtgcccatctataaaatgggtagaGTGACCCCTGCCAACCTCACTGTTCCTAAATGCGTTCAAGTGATGAGGCACAATGCCCTCGGCAAAATCCCACGAACAAGGGTACGTTTATTTCCTGCACGAACTTGGGAGTCATTTTACGGATAGAAAATGACTGtattaggacttccctagtggtccagtggctaagactccacattcccaatgcagggggcccaggttctatccctggtcagggaactagatgccacatgctgcaactaagagttcgaaaGCCCCAGctaaaagatcccacgtgctgaaaCTAAGAAAGATCCCATGTACCGCCATTAAGACACATTGTAgacaaatctttttttatttttttttaaataactgtatGACAGGCAAGTCTAGGCCCATCCCAAACAGAGAACCTATAAAACTCCATCAGTCACATGTCTGAACATGTCCATCAAAGTCCCTCTGTAAACCGCAcactcctcatctgtaaaatgggctgatctgatttattcattcaagCCCAGTTCCCAAGCACCCTTGTGACAGATGCTGTCGGATGCCCTGAGGTTAACAGCACCTTCTTCACCCTGGTTTGGAGGATGAGACCTTCCATTTGTGAAGCCCCTCAAATAGGACTTGGCACAGACTAAAAGCAAATCGAGGGGCTGTGGTCATTAGGCTTACTTACTGCTACTGTGGCATCCTTCTGCTCCTATTTTCCCACAGGACCTGGGCAGCGCCTGAATTTGTATAGTTAGAAGGGAGGTTCTCGAAGCTGGGTTTTCAAACCTCATGATCCAAGCCTGAGAAAATGTCCAGTTATCCATGATTGGAGGGTGTGAGGCTGGGCCAGACAGGATTCAGCAGCCACAAAAGACTTAGAACACTTAATAGGAGAACACATTTATATTATAGGATTTCTGTTcactgatgtctttttttttttctggagggaGCTCACTTGGGAAGCCTTGAAACAACTTCCGGGACTGGAATGCTTTGCTGAAAGTCAAGGGCAGTGTCCGTAGGGGGTAGATTACGACTCCCCTGCTGGCAGCTGCCTCCTTTCCACCAAGGGGGAAGGCAGTCCTCGGGTTCCTACATGGGTGTAGGGTTGCCCAGTTTTCTTGGTGGTGggggttcagtcgctcagtcgtgtctgactctggtgaccccatggactgtagtctgccaggctcctctgtccatgggattctccaggcaagaataatggagtgggttgccatttccttctccaggggatcttcctgacccagtcatcaaacccgggtctcttgcatctcctgcattacaggtggattctttactgactgagccaccagagaagccccctccTGGAGTCAGTACATTTAAAAGGAGGCCTGGGGacatccttggtggtccagtagttaagactctgtgcgtCCACGCAGGGGCACAGTGtccattcctggtcggggaactaagattctgcctgccacaggccgtggccaaaaataaagtaaataaaaggaaggCATGAAAGAGGCCATGCCAAGCCCAGGAGGGTGGAGCCTCACAGCACGTTGGACCCTACGATGCTTCAGAGCAGGGTTTTCCAGGCTCAGCGCCCTGGACTTTCCAACTGAATCATTCTCTGCTGTGGGGTTGTCATGTGTGTGTAGGAAGTAGAGCCTCAGGCCGGGTCTCTAACCACCggatgccagtagcaccctcCCCCCAAGtagtgacaaccaaaaatgcctCCAGATGTCccctgtgtgttagtcactcactcctgtctgactctttgcgaccccatggactgtagcccaccaggctcctctgtccatgggattctccaggcaaggatactggaatgggttgccattacctcctccaggggatcttcccaacccagggatcgcacccaggtccgatcaggtggattctttaccatctgagccaccagggaagcccagatgtccCCAGGATAGGGGGCACTTCACTGCCTCTGAGAAAGTGGCGCTCAGAGGCCTAACCCCTCAGATGGGTGCTTAATGTAACACGTGGATCACCagccaaaatggattaaaatccTCCTTCAGCCTCTCTTAGAAGGACAGAGAGCAGTCCCCTAGGAGAGGTTATCCTGTCCCTCCCAGAGGAGCATGGGTGACCTGCCAACGAGCAGCCCTTCACGGTGTGGGCCCTGCAGCATGCACAGTCCCCACCAGGCATCGTGAGGAGTCTCCAGTCTCCTCCCTGGATGGTCAGGGTGAGACTGAGGTGGGGAGAAGCACCCTTGCCGCCCCCATAGCTCCTGGAGGCTGCCTGGCTCAGACAGAAAAATCTGGGCCCCTAGAGCTGCTGCAGGGTAGGGGCGAGAGGAAGGCCGGGCTTGGGGGTCCATCTGGGCAAACAGGGATCCCCGTGGGAGGGGGCAGGCCTAGTAACCTGTCCCCCCTCCGTAAGGTCTGGAGCACAGAGAGAGAGGGGGATGCAAAGCTGGGTGGAGGCAGGTGTCAGTGGTCAGGTGACTAACCAAGTGACTAGGGGCCAACGGTGCCCCTTTATGGACCTTGGTTCCcccatcctttttttcttttaatattttggccTCACctcatggcatgtaggatcttagtcccccgacCAGGGTTTGAacatgtgccccctgcattggcagagcaGAGTCTTCACCCCTGGTCCGCCAGGGACGTCCCGCTACCCTCTCTTTAGTGTAAGAGATTTGGACTAGGAAGTCTCttaagaaggaggaaagaaaggggagGGTGAGGAGATCGGGGGAAGGAGAAGTCGGGCACAAAGGTCCTCCctgagaggcagagggtggggagggcacCATGCCATGCACTTTGGACCCTCTAGTCACATCCACGCCCACATCCCACCTGTGCTGACTCTCCCAGAAAACTATGCCCCCCTGGAGCCTGTGAATGAGGCCTATTTGGAAATAGGACCAAGTTGAGATGAGGTCGTAGTGGTTTAGGGTGGACCTCAAACTCCATATGACTGACAtccttagaagaagaggaaatttggacccAGAAACCCAAACACGCAGAGAAGctctgtgaagacagaggcaggggtTGGAGGGAGACAGCTGCAAGCCCAGGAATACCACAGATTGCCGGCAACaaatagaagctggaaaaggcaagaaagaacCCTCCCCTAGAGCCTTCGGAGAGAGAAAGTTCCCACCAACACCTGGATTTCAGACCTcaagcctccaaaactgtgagagactAAATTTGTTACGGCAGCCGCAGGAAAGCAACACACCAGCCTCAGAAGATGCCATCTGTAACCCAGTTCCCCAAATACAGgagacaggctcagagaggagcAGTGATttctccaaggccacacagcGGACTACGGCAGAGCAGAGTTTGGAATCAGAGAATCGGGGAGAGACCTTGAAGAAGATCCACTTGACCCCCTGCAATTTATAGATTTTGCTCTGGGGCAAGTTAACCTTCCAGTCTCAATTTCATCATCTTTTAAAGCTCAGGAGGTGTTAGTGGTTATCATTGTTGCCGCGATTAATGTTATTGAGaggaaattccctggctgtccagaggttaggactccagTGCTTCCACTGAAGTTAGCCCATgtttgatcactggttggggaaataagatcctgtaAGCCGAAAGAGAtaggcaaaaaataaacaaataaattaccGATGAGAAAACCAGGCTGGAGGGGGAAAGAGACAGACTCAGAATGGTGGGGGGGGGAACAGAGAGCCTTGATGCTAAAGGCCAGTGGAGTGATCTGTCCAACTTCCTCCctacacagataaggaaactgaagctggaGGGGCAGCGATGCTTTTTCTCCAgcatccaccccaccccaactCAGGTAAAGGTTCGGAGCCGGCGTTCTCACCGACATGGTAGCAGCTCCGGACAGCAGCTCTGGGTTGCTCCTGGAGGTCTGGGCTCAGGGTCTCACCTTGCAGTCCAGCTTATATCCTGGAATATTACACATTAACTGCCCCCAGGCCATAAATGGGGACTTTGGTCCATCCTGCCAGGATGTCTCTCCACCCACACCTCCCGGTACCCAGAACAAACAGGCAGAAGGCTCATCGCTCCAGCCCAGCCTGCCCAgcccagagcatcttcctgacgtCTCTCCAGCTCAGCCTCCCGCCTCCTTCCTGAGCCCTAGGGGATGTGACCCTGCAAGCAACGCTGCACTGGGCGCCAGGAGCTGGCACAAACCGTGTGAGCGTGGCAGGCCACCCACCAACCCTGAGCCCCACTTTCTCATCCTCAAACAGAGAGACTCGCTTTGTAAAAACCTCTATGCTTCTATGATGTCCAGATTCACTTTGAGAATCTTTTGCTTTCTCTCCTCACTCCATGCTTTTTCTGATTGTACAAGTAAGGTTTTGGGGggggttaaaaaaatttttttgtacatctaagttttaaaagcaatccaaaaaaaataaataaataaataaaagccatccATGGTGGATTTAAAGAAAACATCTAGAAATATCTACAACAAACTAAGTAAAGAAGGGAGtagaggggctgggggtgtgtggTGGGTAATGGAATTTCAGTGCTTTGCTCTTTACTTCTACTACTTATATAATTGACATGCTTACCATATGCAATGGGAgctattaaataaaaagaaaagcagggggcttccttggtggatcagcggtaaagaatcctgctgccaaagcaggagatgcaggttcggtccctggtccaggaagatcccataggctactgagcaactaagcccgtgggccacaactgttaagcctgtgctctaaaacccaggaaccgcaactactgagccctcatgccacaaatactgaagcccatgcacctagagcctgtgttccacagcaagagaagccactacaatgaaaAGCCAGAGCACAGCAACTGGAGAATAGCCGGTGCAGCAGAGAAGAtctagcacagtcaaaaaattaaataagtaattaattaatttagaaagaaacaaaaacagggcttccctggtggctcagtggtaaagaatctacctgccaacgcaggagacacagttttgatccctgatgTGGGACGATCCCGTATGTcccagagcagctaagcccgtgcaccacaactattgagcctgtgctctggagcccatgtgccacaactacggaagcccccgctccctagagccagtgctccacaacgagagaagccacgacgatgagaaacccacgcactgcaacttgggagtagcccctgctcgccacaactagagaaaagcctgtgcagcaatgaagacccagcacaacagttccccccaccccgcaaaaaaattaatgaatgaattaaaaagttATATTGCAAATATACCACCTAAaatgtctgttaaaaaaaaaaaaaagaaaagaatcacccGTAATCCCAGCTCCAGGACAGAATCTGCTTACTTTATTGACACATTTCCTTCCATGTGGTTTTCAATGAATTTATATCACAGACGCCCCTCTGTCTTACTCAAGTGCTGATTCTGCTTCAGCCTGTAAACTCCAAAGCCCATGAATCTATATTTCAGAATGAtaccttcagtttagttcagttcagtcgctcagtcgtgtctgactctttgcgaccccatgaatcgcagcacgccaggcctccctgtccatcaccaactcccagagttcactcaaactcacatccatcgagtcagtgatgccatccagccatctcatcctctgtcatccccttctcctcctgcctccaatccctcccagcatcagagtcttttccaatgagtcaactcttcgcaggaggtggccaaagtactggagtttcagctttagcatcagtccttccaaagaaatcccagggctgatctccttcagaatggactggttggatctccttgcagtccaagggactctcaagagtcttctccaacaccacagttcaaaagcatcaattcttcagcgctcagccctcttcacagtccgactctcgcatccatacatgaccacaggaaaaaccatagccttgactagacggacctttgttggcaaagtaatgtctctggttttgaatatgctatctaggttggtcataacttttcttccaaggagtaagtgtcttttaatttcatggctgcagtcaccatctgcagtaattttggagcccaaaaaaataaagtctgacactgtttccactgtttctccatctatttcccatgaactgatgggaccagatgccatgatcttcgttttctgaatgttgagctttaagccaactttttcactctcctctttcactttcatcaagaggctttttagttcctcttcactttctgccataagggtggtgtatgGCAGTGAAATAGTCTGCCTTTCAATGACTAAATTTATTCAACTAATTTCCTTCTGCTGAACACTTACATTAATTCTAAGTGTCTGTTATTAAAAATGCTGCTGCATTCAATTATTTGCACATAAAGTTTGGCAGCATCATGAGAACTTATTTAAGGCGGattcccagaagtagaatttttcTAAAGCCTTGGTTTGGCTAGCTGAAGGGTTTTCCATTAGAGCTGACAGTGGCCACTCTGGGTGGGGTGCTGGGGGACCAGCCTCCTGAAGGCTTTTCCGTGCCAGGAGCGGACAGGTGGCTCACTGCCCAGCACTCACAGAAAACACCACCTTCagttcccttccctcccccatccccaccccgagAGGAGAGTGATTTCCTCATTTTACCCACAAGGAAATTGATCCTTGATCGTTTCTTGATCTTTTTCCCGTGGCCATTATAAAACTCAAACAAGATAAGGATTTGGCAAGTGCTTTATACACGGAAACTCTCTAATCAACAGAAGCTACACCTTGCGGAGGTGACATTCTTATGACGATAGTAGTAATTCTAGCTCACTGTGGAAGGTTTTGGAAAGTGCACAAAGT
It includes:
- the CDC42EP1 gene encoding cdc42 effector protein 1, translating into MPGPQGAGGAPAMNLGKLSPVGWVSSSQGKKRLTADMISPPLGDFRHTMHVGRGGDVFGDTSFLSNHGGSSGSTHRSPRGFLAKKLQLVRRVGAPPRRMASPPAPSPAPPAISPIIKNAISLPQLNQAAYDSLVVGKLSFDCSPASSTDGHSAYGLDSGFCTISRLPRPEKPRDRDRDSSFPAEPELRRSDSLLSFRLDLDLGPSLLTELLGAMSLSEGSAAETPAPAPAASPPASVANPPAPASSPSLRGRCPNGVTTRLGPVAEARASAVGEGPRAPADEGPGRHWGAVSGGSQSCRHYTEVDARAEGLGALSQARASWGSLDEEWGASQAGSRTPVPSTVQANTFEFADAEEDDEVKV
- the LGALS2 gene encoding galectin-2 isoform X1: MSGKFEIVNMDMKMGSSLKIKGKIADGANGFVINLGQGTDKLNLHFNPRFAESTIVCNSRDGNSWGAEQRDNHMCFSPGSEVKLIVTFENNEFKVKLPDGHQLTFPNRLGHSHLSYLGVQNFLISSFKLE
- the LGALS2 gene encoding galectin-2 isoform X2, producing MDMKMGSSLKIKGKIADGANGFVINLGQGTDKLNLHFNPRFAESTIVCNSRDGNSWGAEQRDNHMCFSPGSEVKLIVTFENNEFKVKLPDGHQLTFPNRLGHSHLSYLGVQNFLISSFKLE